The Synechococcus sp. RS9916 DNA segment GCACCGGCTCCGCCACTGACTGCGTGGCGAGCACAGGTTGTGTGTTTGCGGCAGGGCGACGCAGCAACAATTTCGTGCCCACGGTCACCTTGTTGGGATCGCCGAGGCTGTTGATGTCCACCAGGGAGGTGACTGAAACCTCATAGGCCTTGGCGATCTGGGTCAGCGTCTGACCGCGGGCAACGGTGTGGCTGGTGGCATTGGGGCTTGCATTGATCGGCACAGGCTTGGTCTTGGTGGCCTGGGCACGCTTGGGTTGGGGCAGCACCGCATTGCTGGGGAGGCGCAGGGTCTGACCCAGTTCCACATGGTTGGCGTCGCGCAGATTGTTCACTGCGATCAGGGACCTTTCGCTCACCCGGTAGAGGCTCGCGATGGCGCTGAGGCTGTCGCCACTCACCACGACGTGCCGTCCGCGACCTGGAGTGAATCTGGGCCCGGGAAGGCGAAGGGTCTGCCCCACTTCGACGTGATTGGAATCACGCAGTTGATTCAGACGCATCAGCGTTCCCACAGATACGCCGTAGCGATCGGCGATGTCGGAGAGGGTGTCTCCGGGGCGCACCGTCACCGAGCCGCAGATGGCCTGAAGCGGCATCAGGGCCGATAGGGCCAGGGCTGCGATCAGGGCTTGGCGCATCTGCTGTTTATCCTCTGGGCGAACCATAAGGTGCCTGGGCTTTAGCGCCAGTCCTGATCAGCCCAGTAATCGCCTCATCCAGTCGAGACTGAGGCGATAGGGCGGATAACGCAAGCGCAAATCCAGAGCAAACGGCCGCCTGAGGACGGAGCGCTCATGGCTGAAGGTGCTGAATCCAGCTTCACCGTGATAGCTGCCCATGCCACTGGGGCCGACTCCGCCAAAGGGCAGATCGGGGATGCCCACATGCATCACCACGTCGTTGAAGCAGACGCCACCCGAGCTGGTGCCCATCAGGAGTTGTTGCTGCTGTGCAGCAGTGCCCCCGAAGAGATAGAGAGCCAGGGGCTTGGGTCGGCTGCGGATCTGCTCCATCGCCATGGCCAGATCCTCGACTTCGATCATGGGCAGCAAAGGACCGAAGAGTTCGTCCCGCATCAGGGGGTCGTCAGAACGGTCGACGGCCAGCACGGTGGGGGCGATTTGCCGCTTTGTCGCGTCGCACTCCCCACCGATTAGCACTTGCTCCTGGGCTTGGGCCCCTTGGAGCAATCCCTCCAGGCGCTGGTATTGCCGGACGTTAATAATCC contains these protein-coding regions:
- a CDS encoding LysM peptidoglycan-binding domain-containing protein; this encodes MRQALIAALALSALMPLQAICGSVTVRPGDTLSDIADRYGVSVGTLMRLNQLRDSNHVEVGQTLRLPGPRFTPGRGRHVVVSGDSLSAIASLYRVSERSLIAVNNLRDANHVELGQTLRLPSNAVLPQPKRAQATKTKPVPINASPNATSHTVARGQTLTQIAKAYEVSVTSLVDINSLGDPNKVTVGTKLLLRRPAANTQPVLATQSVAEPVQTSQPAVSEQTPTPAAESSSKPATTVTSTSSPASTTKPKPTTSVKPKTDKPTVVATASTKTTTSVAPKTADWRSYGPLKVDWGNWQTMAGSEVAPTLNADGQPLYIAVNCGARKINVTGANGSWKTWNDPQNGYEQDLIKDRCAGATN